A genomic segment from Bacteroidales bacterium encodes:
- a CDS encoding caspase family protein, with the protein MRKICILIVILCFSYNVFPQIEGSTGVQKFNITNQRSLEIKKDTVFIVQKDTVVIEKPVIEPKPIKVLPQIVWNLPAATNQTTSFENFMVDVCIKSSKPIKSVSVYQNGKLLEEILYGAQEFRSECDFAIKKKIKLTLGQNTIKILAVNVDTLSMSEANIFYNPVSGKYYALIIGVEDYMDNKINDLDRPVKDASQLVELLTNIYTFEKENIIFLKNPTKSQIIQALYQYRFKITNEDNLMIFYAGHGYWDEAMQTGYWLPVDAQKDNPVNWFSNIELRAYIKAIPAKHTLLIADACFSGGIFKTRSAFSEAPAAISELMKLPSRKAMTSGTMTTVPDKSVFMDFLLKRLSENQEKFLPTEKLFVSFKDAVINNSSVNQVPQYGEIRESGDEGGDFIFIHK; encoded by the coding sequence ATGAGAAAAATATGCATATTAATCGTTATTCTTTGCTTTAGCTATAATGTATTTCCTCAAATCGAAGGTTCAACAGGTGTGCAAAAATTTAATATTACAAATCAAAGATCTTTAGAAATTAAAAAAGATACGGTATTCATTGTACAAAAGGATACGGTTGTTATTGAAAAACCGGTTATTGAGCCAAAACCGATTAAAGTTCTTCCTCAAATTGTATGGAATTTACCTGCTGCTACTAATCAAACTACTTCGTTCGAAAACTTTATGGTTGATGTTTGCATTAAATCGTCTAAGCCAATAAAATCGGTATCTGTTTATCAAAATGGAAAATTATTAGAAGAAATACTTTATGGTGCACAGGAATTTCGCTCAGAATGCGACTTTGCTATAAAGAAAAAAATAAAACTTACACTGGGACAGAATACTATAAAAATATTGGCGGTTAATGTAGATACTTTATCAATGTCTGAAGCTAATATTTTTTATAATCCGGTTTCTGGTAAATATTATGCCTTAATAATCGGAGTTGAAGATTATATGGATAATAAAATTAACGATTTGGATCGTCCTGTAAAAGATGCAAGCCAGTTGGTAGAATTGCTCACAAATATCTACACATTTGAAAAAGAAAATATAATTTTTTTAAAGAATCCAACCAAATCTCAAATTATTCAAGCATTATACCAATACCGCTTTAAAATCACCAATGAAGATAATCTAATGATTTTTTATGCTGGTCATGGATACTGGGACGAAGCCATGCAAACAGGCTATTGGCTACCTGTAGATGCACAAAAAGACAATCCTGTTAACTGGTTTTCAAACATAGAGTTACGAGCATATATTAAAGCCATACCAGCCAAACATACGCTTTTGATAGCCGATGCTTGTTTTAGTGGAGGTATTTTTAAAACACGCTCTGCCTTTTCAGAAGCTCCTGCTGCAATAAGCGAATTAATGAAATTGCCCAGTCGCAAGGCAATGACAAGTGGAACAATGACTACGGTCCCTGATAAAAGTGTGTTTATGGATTTTTTACTTAAAAGACTAAGCGAAAATCAAGAAAAATTTCTTCCCACCGAAAAACTTTTTGTTAGTTTTAAAGATGCTGTTATTAATAATAGTTCGGTAAATCAGGTTCCACAGTATGGCGAAATTCGCGAATCGGGTGATGAAGGTGGTGATTTTATTTTTATACATAAATAA